In Vigna unguiculata cultivar IT97K-499-35 chromosome 3, ASM411807v1, whole genome shotgun sequence, a single genomic region encodes these proteins:
- the LOC114179512 gene encoding branched-chain-amino-acid aminotransferase 2, chloroplastic-like yields the protein MSPPSNNGSESAAEVNWDELGFNLVTTDYMFVMKCAKGDKFSEGSLLPYGNIEISPSSGILNYGQGIFEGLKAYKTEDGRILLFRPDENGLRMKRGADRMCMPSPSVDQFVNAVKQTVLANKRWVPPPGKGSLYLRPLLIGTGPLLGLAPAPEYTFLIYCSPVGSYHKGTLNLKVEDKLYRAISGSGGTGGIKSVTNYAPVYTAITDAKANGFSDVLFLDSATGKHIEEASSCNVFVVKGNTISTPSLDGTILPGITRKSIIEVAIDLGYQVMERAISVEEMLVADEMFCTGTAVVVNSVASVTYKETRRDYKTGPETLSAKLRKTLVGIQTGCLEDTKSWTVTIS from the exons ATGTCTCCCCCCTCTAATAACGGTTCTGAAAG TGCTGCTGAGGTTAATTGGGATGAACTTGGATTTAATTTAGTTACCACAGATTACATGTTTGTCATGAAATGTGCCAAAGGAGATAAGTTTTCAGAAGGATCGCTGCTTCCTTATGGCAACATTGAGATCAGTCCTTCTTCTGGGATATTAAATTATGGACAG GGAATCTTTGAGGGGCTTAAGGCATACAAAACTGAAGATGGGCGTATACTTTTATTTCGACCAGATGAGAATGGTCTACGCATGAAGAGAGGAGCAGATAGAATGTGTATGCCATCTCCATCTGTTGACCAGTTTGTCAATGCTGTGAAGCAGACAGTTCTTGCCAACAAACGATGG GTGCCTCCTCCAGGAAAAGGGTCACTATATCTTAGGCCCTTGCTCATTGGAACAGGACCACTCTTAGGTTTGGCACCAGCTCCTGAGTATACTTTTCTTATTTACTGTTCTCCAGTTGGCAGCTACCACAAG GGTACACTGAACTTAAAAGTGGAGGATAAACTATATAGAGCAATATCTGGGAGTGGTGGAACTGGAGGGATCAAAAGTGTCACCAATTATGCCCCT GTTTATACTGCAATAACAGATGCAAAGGCCAATGGATTCTCCGATGTGTTGTTCTTGGACTCAGCAACAGGAAAACATATAGAGGAGGCATCATCATGCAATGTATTTGTTGTGAAG GGCAACACTATCTCCACTCCTTCATTAGATGGAACCATCCTGCCTGGTATCACACGAAAATCCATCATTGAAGTTGCCATTGATTTGGGTTATCAG GTCATGGAACGTGCCATATCAGTGGAGGAAATGCTAGTTGCTGACGAAATGTTCTGCACAGGAACTGCAGTGGTTGTTAACTCTGTTGCATCTGTTACCTATAAGGAAACCAG GAGGGATTACAAAACAGGGCCAGAAACATTGTCTGCAAAATTACGAAAAACACTGGTTGGAATTCAAACAGGGTGTCTTGAGGATACAAAGTCATGGACAGTCACAATCTCTTAA